TAATCAACCCAAAGTCCCCCCATTGAATAGTGAACAGCTGGGAAGATTTTCATCGGTACTTTTCTAGGATCGTCCCCCATAAACTTTTCATAAATCTCAATAATACCGCCCAATTTAATATCTAGTTCTTTAGCGTCCTTATGAGATAGATCTAAATAGACCATGTTTTCTCCATTTAATCCTAGCTTTAAATCTACACAAACATGGAAAATTTCTCGCGTTGCAATGTCACGAGGAACCAGATTACCATATGCTGGATATTTCTCTTCTAAGAAATACCATGGCTTCCCGTCTTTATATGTCCATACTCGACCGCCTTCACCGCGAGCTGACTCACTCATTAATCTGAGCTTATCGTCTCCAGGTATAGCGGTTGGATGAATTTGAATAAATTCTCCGTTTGAATAATAAGCTCCTTGTTGATACGCTATGGCAGCTGCAGAACCTGTATTGATAACAGAATTAGTTGACTTTCCAAAGATAATCCCTGGACCACCCGTTGCCAAAATTACCGCATCAGCTCGGAACGAGTGCACTTCCATATTCGTTAAGTTTTGCGCAACTACTCCTCTTGCGCGTCCTTCATCATCTTTAATCACACCTAAAAATTCCCAACCTTCATACTTTGTCACGAGACCTGCTACTTCATGTCTCCTAACTTGCTCATCAAGCGCATATAACAATTGCTGTCCTGTTGTTGCACCCGCAAATGCCGTTCGATGATGTTGCGTTCCACCGAAACGACGAAAGTCTAAGAGTCCTTCAGGTGTACGGTTGAACATAACCCCCATACGATCGAGCAGATGAATAATGGAAGGTGCCGCATCACACATCGCCTTTACAGGTGGCTGATTCGCTAAAAAATCTCCTCCATAAACCGTATCATCAAAATGCTCCCAAGGAGAATCTCCTTCTCCTTTTGTATTTACCGCTCCATTAATCCCGCCTT
This portion of the Bacillus carboniphilus genome encodes:
- the sdhA gene encoding succinate dehydrogenase flavoprotein subunit, producing MNNQKLIVVGGGLAGLMATIKATEKGIAVDLFSLVPVKRSHSVCAQGGINGAVNTKGEGDSPWEHFDDTVYGGDFLANQPPVKAMCDAAPSIIHLLDRMGVMFNRTPEGLLDFRRFGGTQHHRTAFAGATTGQQLLYALDEQVRRHEVAGLVTKYEGWEFLGVIKDDEGRARGVVAQNLTNMEVHSFRADAVILATGGPGIIFGKSTNSVINTGSAAAIAYQQGAYYSNGEFIQIHPTAIPGDDKLRLMSESARGEGGRVWTYKDGKPWYFLEEKYPAYGNLVPRDIATREIFHVCVDLKLGLNGENMVYLDLSHKDAKELDIKLGGIIEIYEKFMGDDPRKVPMKIFPAVHYSMGGLWVDYDQMTNIPGLFAAGECDYSMHGANRLGANSLLSAIYGGMVAGPKAVEYMQSLDKTAEDLPSDIFEQHVQEEEQKWQDIMNMNGTENAYVLHKELGEWMTDNVTVVRQNDKLLKTDEKIQDLLERWNNININDTAKWSNQGAMFTRQLKNMLHLARVVTLGAYNRNESRGAHYKPEFPDRNDEEWLKTTMAKFNGNEKPQFHYEEVDTSLIEPRKRDYSKKKGEK